The following coding sequences lie in one Flavobacterium cyclinae genomic window:
- a CDS encoding DUF4339 domain-containing protein, translated as MKTFFLFIDGEQQGPFNLDELKTKKIDRATKVWFEGLEDWNNAEEIEELKSIFVSIPPPIKTLSSPPPINKAHPEVNNEQEEKILGLRKKTFFISIGIFVLLLSLTFKMIQSFQKDAIERENKETEIYNEQLKIQNEEIAKQKQIIAEKERLEQERIEREREKARKKRIDEIVSEMNIAHEELRKANKKLVDVTAFKFLRSSNQRANEIALAQENISFWQNSIAELEKEMKRLNPKWGEME; from the coding sequence ATGAAAACCTTTTTTTTATTCATTGACGGCGAACAACAAGGGCCATTTAATTTAGATGAACTAAAAACAAAAAAAATAGATAGAGCTACTAAAGTCTGGTTTGAAGGATTAGAAGATTGGAATAATGCTGAAGAGATAGAAGAATTAAAGTCAATTTTTGTTTCAATTCCACCTCCAATTAAAACATTATCATCACCACCACCAATAAATAAAGCACATCCTGAAGTTAATAATGAGCAGGAAGAAAAGATATTGGGATTAAGAAAAAAAACATTTTTTATATCTATTGGAATATTCGTTTTGCTTCTTTCATTAACATTTAAAATGATACAAAGCTTTCAAAAAGATGCGATTGAAAGAGAAAATAAAGAAACTGAAATTTACAACGAGCAGTTGAAAATTCAAAATGAAGAGATTGCCAAGCAAAAACAAATAATTGCCGAAAAAGAACGCTTGGAACAAGAACGAATTGAGAGAGAACGAGAAAAAGCCAGAAAAAAAAGAATAGATGAAATAGTTTCTGAAATGAACATTGCTCATGAAGAACTTAGGAAAGCTAACAAAAAACTAGTTGATGTCACAGCATTTAAGTTTTTGAGAAGTTCAAATCAAAGAGCGAATGAAATTGCTTTAGCTCAAGAAAATATTTCATTTTGGCAAAATAGCATAGCCGAGCTAGAAAAGGAAATGAAAAGATTAAATCCTAAGTGGGGAGAAATGGAATAG
- a CDS encoding plasmid mobilization protein, with translation MARPRKKLDEIKLFQINLRVTLNEQVQLEEIAKANGLNLVEYIRRRALQKQLPKFTMSGLQRDLLIELSRIGNNINQMSKRVNQGNPNLKGLESELSNLHKQLNEIKNQLLA, from the coding sequence ATGGCACGACCAAGAAAGAAATTAGATGAAATCAAGTTATTTCAAATTAACCTAAGAGTCACTTTAAATGAGCAAGTTCAATTAGAGGAAATAGCAAAAGCCAATGGTTTAAATTTAGTAGAATATATTAGACGAAGAGCTTTACAAAAACAGTTGCCAAAATTCACAATGTCAGGATTACAAAGAGATTTGCTTATTGAACTTTCTCGAATTGGAAACAACATCAATCAAATGTCAAAAAGAGTAAATCAAGGAAATCCTAATTTAAAAGGATTGGAAAGTGAATTATCGAATTTACACAAACAATTAAACGAAATTAAAAATCAATTATTAGCATAA
- a CDS encoding relaxase/mobilization nuclease domain-containing protein: MISKQIKGVDFCNVLKYNQNKVDKGEAIILDSNLASSSVIKQTKEFNVVRQLKPNLSKAVYHVSLNLPYEDANKLSDEKFANLARDYLVGMGFKDSQYVIYKHFDRYHSHIHIVANRVKYSGDVVSDSHDYKRSEALIRKLEQKYNLTEFVRKEQSNVLSKGEIEKCLRTGDVPERLELQNILIEILNQNLLMKDFIDKLKLKGVNVKINQSLTTGFISGISFEYKGTFYKGSKIHKNFSWNNIKIKIITDEQNRNYSIIPEDNAGIRAAKTKTVGDEKLISKISRTHNRESSENIKQNRPANEEIKNKPRFRFRR, encoded by the coding sequence ATGATATCCAAGCAGATAAAGGGGGTTGATTTCTGTAATGTTTTGAAATACAATCAAAACAAAGTAGATAAAGGTGAAGCTATTATATTGGATTCCAATTTAGCATCTAGTTCGGTTATAAAACAAACCAAAGAGTTTAACGTGGTTCGGCAGCTTAAGCCCAACTTATCAAAAGCAGTTTATCATGTGAGCTTGAACTTACCCTATGAGGACGCAAATAAATTATCTGATGAGAAATTCGCAAACTTAGCAAGAGATTACCTTGTAGGAATGGGTTTCAAAGATAGTCAATACGTAATATATAAACACTTCGATAGGTATCATTCTCATATCCATATAGTTGCAAATCGAGTCAAGTATTCTGGTGATGTAGTAAGCGATTCACATGATTATAAACGAAGTGAAGCATTAATTAGAAAATTAGAACAGAAATACAACTTAACGGAATTCGTTCGAAAGGAACAATCTAATGTTTTATCAAAAGGTGAAATAGAAAAATGTTTACGAACTGGTGATGTTCCAGAACGTTTAGAATTACAAAATATTTTAATAGAAATTCTAAATCAAAATTTGTTGATGAAAGATTTTATTGATAAGCTCAAATTAAAAGGAGTCAATGTCAAAATCAATCAAAGTTTAACAACAGGATTTATATCAGGAATATCATTTGAATATAAAGGGACTTTTTACAAAGGAAGTAAAATACATAAAAACTTTTCTTGGAATAATATCAAAATTAAAATAATAACAGATGAACAAAACAGAAACTATTCTATTATTCCAGAAGATAATGCTGGAATTAGAGCAGCTAAAACAAAAACAGTTGGAGATGAAAAACTTATTAGTAAAATCTCACGAACTCATAACAGAGAATCAAGTGAAAATATCAAACAAAATCGACCAGCTAACGAAGAAATAAAAAACAAACCAAGATTTAGATTTAGAAGATAA
- a CDS encoding type IV toxin-antitoxin system AbiEi family antitoxin domain-containing protein — translation MQVKSGILTYNYLEEYIDSVRAKGRYAFTLEELKDKLEVTDKALLQNLYRLKAKNKIVQIRKGFYTILPAEYSRYGVIPSNMYLDDMMLSLNKNYYLGLISAAAIHGASHQQSMETFVITEKPALRDIKNKKLKINFLVKNEWNKEDIKKVKTEAGYINVSSPELTALDLLYYVDKLGMNRVITILKELVEVIKPSILTKTAKNYSQIAAVQRLGYLLEYELENDKLSHAVYNTIADKKGTNIPLMPGKNKKGTTNTKWRIINNINIESDL, via the coding sequence ATGCAAGTGAAATCAGGAATTCTAACATATAATTATTTAGAAGAGTATATTGATAGCGTTAGAGCTAAAGGAAGATATGCATTTACACTAGAAGAACTTAAAGATAAATTAGAAGTAACAGATAAAGCATTGCTTCAAAATCTATACCGCTTAAAAGCAAAAAATAAAATCGTTCAAATTCGGAAAGGCTTCTATACAATACTCCCAGCAGAGTATTCGAGATATGGTGTAATTCCGAGTAATATGTATTTGGATGATATGATGTTGTCACTAAATAAAAACTATTATTTAGGTTTAATCTCCGCAGCTGCTATTCATGGAGCGTCACATCAACAATCAATGGAAACATTTGTGATAACAGAAAAACCAGCTTTACGGGATATTAAAAACAAAAAACTAAAAATAAACTTTTTAGTAAAAAATGAGTGGAACAAAGAAGATATTAAAAAAGTAAAAACCGAAGCAGGTTATATTAATGTTTCTTCTCCAGAACTAACCGCATTAGATTTACTCTACTATGTAGATAAATTAGGAATGAATCGTGTGATTACAATTTTAAAAGAATTAGTTGAAGTAATCAAACCAAGTATATTAACTAAAACAGCTAAAAACTATTCGCAAATTGCAGCAGTACAACGATTAGGGTATTTATTAGAATATGAACTTGAAAATGATAAACTAAGCCATGCCGTTTATAATACAATCGCAGATAAAAAAGGAACGAATATACCTTTAATGCCAGGTAAGAATAAAAAAGGAACTACAAATACCAAATGGCGAATTATAAATAATATTAATATCGAAAGTGATTTATGA
- a CDS encoding nucleotidyl transferase AbiEii/AbiGii toxin family protein produces MIPKRYIEEWREFAPWPENGQVEQDLIIERAIVEIFADPFLNENLAFRGGTALHKLFLKPQARYSEDIDLVQIKPGPIKPILARIRIVLATFLGTKRNIETSIHNNTATYKFETEIQPIIQMRLKIEINCREHFTVLGFQKVPFEVNNGWFSGKCMINTYKIEELLGTKLRALYQRRKGRDLFDLDFALTKLEIDTNRLIQCYKEYINFSDGINPTSKMFIANMEEKMQDAEFRNDIFTILRPEVEYDNDLAYKLIKDKIINNI; encoded by the coding sequence ATGATTCCAAAAAGATACATAGAAGAGTGGCGCGAGTTTGCTCCTTGGCCAGAAAACGGACAAGTAGAACAAGACTTAATTATTGAAAGAGCAATTGTAGAAATATTTGCCGATCCATTTCTGAATGAAAATCTTGCTTTTCGTGGCGGAACAGCTTTACATAAGTTATTCTTAAAACCTCAGGCGCGATATTCAGAAGATATAGACTTAGTACAAATAAAGCCTGGTCCAATAAAACCTATACTAGCTAGAATAAGAATAGTATTAGCAACATTTTTAGGAACAAAGAGAAATATTGAGACGAGTATTCACAACAATACGGCAACGTATAAATTTGAAACCGAAATACAGCCAATAATTCAAATGCGATTGAAAATTGAAATCAATTGTAGAGAGCATTTTACGGTATTGGGATTTCAAAAAGTACCTTTTGAAGTTAATAATGGATGGTTTTCTGGAAAATGCATGATAAACACCTATAAGATTGAAGAATTATTAGGAACAAAACTAAGAGCATTATACCAACGAAGAAAAGGAAGAGATTTATTTGATTTGGACTTTGCATTGACAAAACTTGAAATTGACACGAATAGGTTAATTCAATGCTACAAAGAATACATTAATTTTTCGGATGGTATTAACCCAACTAGTAAAATGTTTATAGCAAATATGGAAGAAAAAATGCAAGATGCTGAATTTAGAAACGACATCTTTACAATTTTAAGACCAGAGGTTGAGTATGATAATGATTTGGCTTATAAACTTATCAAAGATAAAATAATCAACAATATCTAA
- a CDS encoding type I restriction endonuclease subunit R, translating into MKNEKHTRKEIIDNRLKQAGWNINDRTQVVEEFDIIIDENLVKEAPTPYAGHQYSDYVLLGKDGKPLAVVEAKKSAVDAAIGREQAKQYCYNIQKKTGLLPFCFYTNGNDIYYWDLENYPPKKVYGFPTRDDLERYLYIKKARKSLVGELINTKIAGRDYQIAAIRAVMEAIEKRRRKFLLIMATGTGKTRTCIALVETLMKSGWAERVLFLVDRIALRDQTLEAFKEHLPNEPRWPNQGEKEISADRRIYISTYPTMLNIIRNEEKSLSPHFFDLIIIDESHRSIYNTYQEILDYFNTITLGLTATPTDVIDHNTFQLFECEDGLPTFAYTYEEAVNNIPPYLSNFQVMKIKTKFQEDGISKRTVSLEDQKKLILEGKEIEEINFEGTDLEKKVSNKGTNALIVREFMEESIKDANGVLPGKTIFFCMTKAHARRIEEIFDALYPEYNGELAKVLVSDDPRVYGKGGLLDQFTHQDMPRIAISVDMLDTGIDVRELVNLVFAKPVYSYTKFWQMIGRGTRLLEPSKMKPWCSEKSNFLILDCWDNFDYFKLNPKGKEIKSQIPLPVRLFGIRLDKIEKAIELNESEIIKNESLKLRKQIENLPQNSVVILDAKHELQRLEDENFWNLLTQDKIDFLRNVVKPLLRTISNVDFKAMRFEKDIVEVSLARLADEKDKFEALKDSIIEEISELPLTVNTVAKEEKLIRQAQTNHYWSKIKETDFDELIEKLCPLMYFRESLVVPLGTAKYNFKDVLHNKEYIEFGPEHESLSIAKYREMVEQKVNELVKANPLLQKLKSGRDITEEEAKQLAEDLHNEKPFITVDLLRRVYNHRKAQLVQFIKHILGIEVLEAFPDTVSKSFDLFIEQHSYLNSRQLEFLNLLKSFLIEKGEVEKRDLINAPFTRIHPDGIRGVFSNAEINEIIVFIEKLAA; encoded by the coding sequence TTGAAAAACGAAAAACATACTCGCAAAGAAATCATAGACAATCGCTTGAAACAAGCGGGTTGGAATATCAATGATAGAACTCAAGTAGTAGAAGAATTCGATATTATTATTGATGAAAATCTAGTAAAAGAAGCTCCAACTCCTTACGCTGGACATCAATATAGTGATTATGTTTTGCTAGGTAAAGATGGTAAGCCATTAGCTGTTGTTGAAGCTAAAAAATCAGCTGTTGATGCTGCAATAGGAAGAGAACAAGCCAAACAATATTGTTATAACATACAAAAGAAAACAGGACTACTACCATTCTGTTTTTACACTAACGGCAATGATATTTATTATTGGGATTTAGAAAACTATCCACCTAAAAAAGTTTATGGTTTTCCAACTCGTGATGATTTAGAGCGATATTTATATATCAAAAAAGCGCGTAAATCTCTAGTTGGTGAATTAATTAATACAAAAATCGCAGGTAGAGACTATCAAATTGCAGCTATTAGAGCTGTTATGGAAGCCATTGAAAAAAGAAGGCGTAAGTTTTTACTAATCATGGCAACAGGAACGGGTAAAACTAGAACTTGTATTGCATTAGTTGAAACACTTATGAAATCGGGTTGGGCAGAACGAGTTTTATTTTTAGTAGATAGAATTGCACTAAGAGATCAAACTTTAGAAGCATTCAAAGAACACTTGCCTAATGAACCAAGATGGCCTAATCAAGGAGAAAAAGAAATTTCAGCAGATAGAAGGATTTATATTTCTACCTATCCAACGATGCTGAATATTATAAGAAATGAAGAAAAATCATTGTCTCCTCACTTTTTTGATTTGATTATAATAGATGAAAGTCACAGAAGTATTTACAACACATATCAAGAAATTTTAGATTATTTCAATACAATTACTTTAGGATTGACAGCAACTCCTACTGATGTAATTGATCATAATACGTTTCAGCTTTTTGAATGTGAAGACGGATTACCAACATTTGCCTACACTTATGAAGAAGCGGTAAACAATATCCCTCCTTACTTGAGCAATTTTCAGGTTATGAAAATTAAAACAAAGTTTCAAGAAGATGGAATTAGCAAAAGAACGGTATCATTAGAAGACCAAAAGAAATTAATTTTAGAAGGTAAAGAAATTGAAGAGATTAATTTTGAAGGAACTGATTTAGAAAAAAAGGTTTCTAATAAAGGAACTAATGCTTTGATCGTTCGTGAATTCATGGAGGAATCAATCAAAGACGCTAATGGTGTTTTACCAGGTAAAACTATTTTCTTTTGTATGACGAAAGCGCATGCTAGAAGGATTGAAGAAATATTCGATGCTTTGTATCCTGAGTACAATGGAGAATTAGCAAAAGTACTTGTTAGTGATGACCCTAGAGTTTATGGAAAAGGAGGATTACTAGACCAATTTACGCATCAAGATATGCCAAGAATTGCTATCAGTGTGGATATGTTAGATACTGGTATTGATGTTCGTGAACTAGTTAATTTAGTATTTGCAAAACCGGTCTATTCATATACTAAATTTTGGCAAATGATTGGTCGTGGAACTCGTTTACTTGAACCAAGTAAGATGAAACCATGGTGTTCTGAAAAGAGTAACTTTTTAATTCTAGATTGTTGGGATAATTTTGATTACTTCAAATTGAATCCAAAAGGAAAAGAGATTAAAAGTCAAATTCCATTACCTGTTCGTTTATTTGGAATTCGTTTAGATAAAATTGAAAAAGCTATAGAACTAAATGAAAGTGAAATTATTAAAAATGAAAGTCTAAAGCTTCGCAAACAAATTGAAAATTTACCTCAAAATTCAGTAGTTATTTTAGATGCTAAGCATGAACTTCAAAGATTAGAAGATGAAAATTTCTGGAATCTATTAACTCAAGATAAAATTGATTTTCTTAGAAATGTAGTAAAACCTCTTTTAAGAACAATTTCAAATGTTGATTTTAAAGCAATGCGATTTGAAAAAGATATTGTTGAAGTTTCATTAGCTCGTTTAGCAGATGAAAAAGATAAGTTTGAAGCCTTAAAAGACAGCATTATAGAAGAAATATCTGAGTTACCTTTAACGGTAAATACAGTAGCAAAAGAAGAAAAATTAATCCGACAAGCTCAAACCAATCATTATTGGTCAAAAATTAAAGAAACAGACTTTGATGAGTTAATTGAAAAATTATGCCCATTAATGTATTTCCGAGAAAGTTTGGTTGTGCCATTAGGGACAGCTAAATATAATTTTAAAGATGTATTACATAACAAAGAATACATAGAGTTTGGTCCAGAGCATGAGTCACTTAGTATTGCAAAATACCGTGAAATGGTAGAACAAAAAGTAAATGAATTGGTCAAAGCAAATCCTTTGTTACAAAAGCTAAAATCAGGTAGGGATATTACTGAGGAAGAAGCGAAACAATTAGCAGAAGATTTACACAACGAAAAACCATTTATTACCGTAGATTTGCTACGAAGAGTTTACAACCACAGAAAAGCACAATTAGTACAATTCATAAAACACATTTTAGGAATTGAAGTGTTAGAAGCTTTTCCTGATACTGTTTCGAAATCTTTCGATTTATTTATTGAGCAGCACAGTTATTTAAACAGCCGTCAATTAGAATTTTTAAATCTTTTAAAATCATTCCTAATTGAAAAGGGTGAAGTAGAAAAACGAGATTTAATCAATGCTCCATTCACTAGAATTCATCCGGATGGCATTAGAGGTGTCTTTTCAAATGCAGAGATAAATGAAATAATTGTATTCATAGAAAAATTAGCTGCATAA
- a CDS encoding type I restriction-modification system subunit M, which translates to MLTPILKSKVATLWDKFWSGGISNPLNAIEQITYLLFMKQLDETDKRKMSNADFLGEEYKSIFSGKYFPPGVDEKNEENAVNKESLRWSYFTKLPSDDMLLHIQSKVFPFIKQLDDANSFFTKHMANAAFLIPSGRMLTEAVKTIDEIYKELEKENRFIDAQGDFYEYLLDSLRSSGKNGQFRTPTHIIELITELVEPKLGHKIADPASGTAGFLLAAYKYIITEFTSDAYKQKDDNGFVRGTLADKLVDEQAKKILNEETFYGFDIDPTMIRIGLMNLMMHGITQPKIDYKDTLSKNYNEDNFYDVVMANPPFAGSMDKGDLNPSFTVSSTKSELLFLERIYKMLRMGGTAGVVIPQGVLFGSGKAFITVRKLLIDKCELKAVIAMPSGVFKPYAGVASAILLFTKGGETKDVWFYEMQGDGWSLDDKRNPKTLPNGDRDFEDLHVIIDKYKKRNPKKETDRSKQNFFVPKQEIIDNDYDLSLSKYKEKIYKEIKYDKPKLILEKLSKLEELIKSEIEELNNIL; encoded by the coding sequence ATGTTAACACCAATATTAAAAAGTAAAGTTGCAACGCTGTGGGATAAATTTTGGAGCGGTGGTATATCAAATCCACTTAACGCGATAGAACAAATCACCTATTTGCTATTCATGAAGCAATTAGACGAAACCGATAAACGAAAAATGAGCAATGCTGATTTTTTAGGGGAAGAATATAAATCCATTTTTTCTGGAAAATATTTTCCACCAGGTGTAGATGAAAAAAATGAAGAAAATGCTGTAAATAAAGAATCACTTCGCTGGAGTTACTTTACAAAATTACCAAGTGACGATATGCTTCTTCATATACAAAGTAAGGTATTTCCTTTTATTAAACAGCTTGATGACGCTAATTCATTTTTTACAAAGCACATGGCTAATGCTGCTTTCTTAATTCCTAGCGGAAGAATGTTAACGGAAGCAGTTAAAACAATTGATGAAATATACAAGGAATTAGAAAAAGAAAACCGTTTTATTGATGCGCAGGGAGATTTTTATGAATATCTCTTAGACTCATTACGTAGCTCTGGGAAAAATGGACAATTTAGAACGCCGACACATATTATTGAACTAATTACAGAATTAGTTGAACCAAAATTAGGCCATAAAATTGCCGACCCTGCAAGTGGAACAGCAGGTTTTCTTTTAGCTGCTTATAAGTACATTATTACTGAATTTACAAGTGATGCTTACAAACAAAAAGATGACAATGGTTTTGTTAGAGGAACACTTGCAGATAAGTTGGTTGACGAACAAGCCAAAAAAATACTGAACGAAGAAACTTTTTATGGTTTTGACATTGACCCAACGATGATTCGTATTGGATTGATGAACCTAATGATGCATGGCATTACACAACCTAAAATCGACTATAAAGATACTTTAAGTAAAAATTATAACGAAGATAATTTTTACGATGTCGTAATGGCAAATCCACCATTTGCTGGTAGTATGGATAAAGGAGATTTAAACCCAAGTTTTACGGTTTCTTCTACCAAAAGTGAATTGTTATTCTTAGAGCGAATATACAAAATGCTTCGAATGGGAGGAACAGCTGGAGTAGTGATACCTCAAGGGGTTTTATTTGGAAGTGGAAAAGCTTTTATTACCGTTAGAAAATTATTAATTGACAAATGTGAACTAAAAGCGGTAATAGCCATGCCAAGCGGTGTTTTTAAACCATATGCAGGTGTAGCCTCTGCAATTTTGTTATTTACAAAAGGAGGCGAAACCAAAGACGTTTGGTTTTATGAAATGCAAGGCGATGGATGGAGTTTAGACGATAAGCGTAATCCTAAAACGCTGCCAAATGGAGACCGCGATTTTGAAGATTTACATGTTATCATTGATAAATACAAGAAAAGAAATCCTAAAAAAGAAACAGACCGTTCCAAACAAAATTTCTTTGTACCTAAACAGGAAATTATAGACAATGATTATGATTTAAGTTTAAGCAAATACAAAGAAAAAATTTATAAGGAAATCAAATATGATAAACCTAAATTAATTTTGGAAAAATTATCAAAATTGGAAGAATTGATTAAAAGTGAAATTGAAGAACTAAATAATATCCTATGA
- a CDS encoding restriction endonuclease subunit S produces the protein MMKFEKLNKIFTIQKGKKNNILENPDNDSIRVIQIDDLRNNNNIKYTNDINGLLINEEDILIAWDGANVGTVGYGKKGYLGSTLAQLKIINDNKYHSTYLGLFLKTKSDFFKKNSTGATIPHIHRKSLESLLIPIPENLADQIRIAEVLTKVETLIQKRKDSIDLLDDFLRSTFLDMFGDPVKNEKKWEMVKLSQLGSLDRGVSKNRPRNAPELLGGIYPLIQTGEVSNAGLFIKEYKNTYSELGLKQSKLWDEGTLLITIAANIAQTSILTFKACFPDSVVGFNSNKKESNAIYVHFLFSFFQKILEYNAPSSAQKNINLGILRELKVPKPQLKLQNKFASIVEKAENVKEQFEASLNELEKLFGSLSQKAFKGELDLSKLDVSAQINEIEKKVEAERGLDISLENKLTKSMQQFIKQTTDIQKSIDIANNMIPKALLKQIETINKIATPFQKLKPYQIPESLSLAMKSFESIKSITSTLNEEKKSTWSSMRDLGEFERLEFDETEGLELIEIVFSKRKEGFTFEDFETLLIKEKFKYSYKQIQQFIFKLIAEKKLTQHFLSNKKENRLLQLKEDKNEIFFGDERIWLKYNK, from the coding sequence ATGATGAAGTTTGAGAAACTAAATAAAATTTTCACAATTCAAAAAGGAAAAAAAAATAATATCCTAGAAAATCCTGATAATGATTCAATCAGAGTTATTCAAATTGATGATTTAAGAAATAACAATAATATAAAATATACTAATGATATTAATGGACTTTTAATTAATGAAGAAGATATTTTAATAGCTTGGGATGGTGCAAATGTAGGAACTGTAGGTTATGGAAAAAAAGGTTATTTAGGTAGTACTTTGGCACAGTTAAAAATTATTAATGACAACAAATATCACTCAACATATTTAGGTTTATTTTTAAAAACTAAAAGTGATTTTTTTAAGAAGAATTCTACTGGCGCTACAATTCCACATATCCACAGAAAATCATTAGAGAGTTTATTAATACCAATTCCTGAAAACTTAGCTGACCAAATTCGCATTGCAGAAGTATTAACAAAAGTTGAAACTTTAATCCAAAAACGTAAAGATAGTATTGATCTATTGGATGATTTTCTAAGAAGTACTTTTTTGGATATGTTTGGGGATCCAGTTAAAAATGAAAAAAAATGGGAAATGGTAAAACTTTCTCAATTAGGGAGTTTAGACAGAGGTGTTTCTAAAAATAGACCTAGAAATGCACCTGAATTGTTAGGTGGCATTTATCCTCTTATTCAAACTGGTGAAGTATCAAATGCTGGATTATTTATTAAGGAATATAAAAACACATATTCAGAATTAGGTCTAAAACAAAGCAAATTATGGGATGAAGGGACATTGTTAATTACTATTGCCGCCAACATTGCTCAAACAAGTATATTAACATTTAAAGCATGTTTTCCTGATAGTGTTGTTGGTTTTAATTCTAACAAAAAAGAATCTAATGCAATTTATGTTCATTTTCTATTCAGTTTTTTTCAAAAAATCCTTGAATATAATGCACCATCATCAGCACAAAAAAATATTAATTTAGGAATATTAAGAGAATTAAAAGTTCCAAAACCACAATTAAAACTCCAAAACAAATTTGCTTCAATAGTAGAAAAAGCTGAAAATGTTAAAGAGCAATTTGAAGCGAGTTTAAATGAACTTGAAAAATTATTTGGTTCGCTTAGTCAAAAGGCATTTAAAGGAGAATTAGATTTAAGTAAACTAGATGTCAGTGCTCAAATAAATGAAATTGAAAAGAAAGTTGAAGCAGAAAGAGGTTTAGATATTAGTTTAGAAAACAAGCTAACCAAATCAATGCAGCAATTTATCAAACAAACGACAGATATTCAAAAAAGCATTGATATAGCCAATAATATGATACCAAAAGCTTTATTGAAACAAATTGAAACAATTAATAAAATTGCTACTCCTTTTCAAAAATTAAAGCCGTATCAAATTCCAGAATCTTTGTCACTTGCAATGAAATCGTTTGAAAGTATTAAGTCAATAACATCAACTTTAAATGAAGAGAAAAAATCCACTTGGTCTTCTATGCGTGATCTGGGAGAATTTGAAAGATTAGAATTTGATGAAACGGAAGGTTTAGAATTAATTGAAATAGTCTTTTCTAAGAGAAAAGAGGGATTTACATTTGAAGATTTTGAAACCCTATTAATCAAAGAAAAATTCAAGTATAGCTATAAACAAATACAACAATTTATTTTTAAACTTATTGCTGAGAAAAAACTAACACAGCATTTTTTGAGTAATAAAAAAGAAAATAGATTACTTCAATTAAAAGAAGACAAAAATGAGATTTTTTTTGGAGATGAACGCATTTGGTTAAAATATAATAAGTAA